One region of Pogona vitticeps strain Pit_001003342236 chromosome 1, PviZW2.1, whole genome shotgun sequence genomic DNA includes:
- the GCM1 gene encoding chorion-specific transcription factor GCMa: MRRAAEDGSAGQEGLASQHRESISWDINDIKLPKDVKQTDWFQEWPDSYVKCIYNAEDKNAQRHLSSWAMRNTNNHNSRILKKSCLGVVVCSNDCLTPDGGKMYLRPAICDKARQKQQKKSCPNCNGPLKLIPCRGHGGYPVTNFWRHEGPFIFFQSKGAHDHPRPETKSEAEARRSIQKANTSTSAKLKRNRDTEVTIHCIRNQKSY, encoded by the exons ATGCGGAGAGCTGCAGAGGATGGGAGTGCAGGACAGGAAGGCTTGGCTTCACAACATAGGGAAAGCATCAGCTGGGATATTAATGACATCAAACTCCCCAAG GATGTGAAACAAACCGACTGGTTTCAAGAATGGCCGGATTCCTATGTAAAGTGCATCTATAACGCTGAGGACAAAAATGCGCAGAGGCACCTGAGTAGCTGGGCAATGAGGAACACCAACAATCACAATTCTCGCATCTTAAAGAAGTCTTGCCTTGGCGTCGTGGTCTGTAGTAACGACTGCTTGACCCCTGACGGGGGGAAGATGTATCTCAGGCCAGCCATATGTGATAAGGCCAGGCAAAAGCAGCAAA AGAAATCATGTCCTAATTGTAATGGACCTTTGAAGCTCATTCCCTGCCGGGGCCATGGTGGGTACCCTGTAACCAACTTTTGGAGACATGAAGGACCCTTTATATTTTTCCAG TCAAAGGGGGCACACGATCACCCGCGACCTGAAACAAAATCAGAGGCAGAAGCAAGAAGGTCGATACAAAAAGCCAACACATCAACTTCTGCAAAACTTAAGCGGAACAGAGATACGGAGGTAACCATTCATTGTATTAGAAATCAAAAGTCCTACTAG